The Castanea sativa cultivar Marrone di Chiusa Pesio chromosome 11, ASM4071231v1 genome contains a region encoding:
- the LOC142615121 gene encoding trihelix transcription factor PTL-like: MGDQYGLPDLRQFMAGRTHFSGMTQPTEPFFLQRNIVAAPPQLHYEPIMVGHEVLPRGLQVGFGHDSSTTSAATPNSTATITTTTSSAATTTLCGPQIESGWMGYDAIGNTRWPRQETLTLLEIRSRLDSKFKETNQKGPLWDEVSRIMAEEHGYQRSGKKCKEKFENLYKYYKKTKEGKAGRQDGKHYRFFRQLEAIYGEASNNHASVSNSLPYHQSTRNNVIQQENQEVVQNQRLCTESLSTFSNSSEFETSSSENNNDDDLSAIAFMMNQSMEKQKVMNERQSYQRVKKSWKTKVEEFVDSQMRKIMDTQEAWMDRMLKTIENREQERVSKEEEWRKQEAARFDQEVHELWAKERAWVEARDAALMEALKKFIGKGLGVSPMAVETQSHEENQVETINNNRWTEMEVSSLIQLRTSLELRFQESGYLEEGLWEEIAAKMGSLGYDRSMVACKEKWESISIYYNKTMECNKKSKEDLDLTTSSSYFQLLNSYQGQEIPKHRPESMGLQLMDEGLPPSSSNVGTNEVHRSCFQNEEEKLWEKYGVKLNKGKNQQV, from the exons ATGGGAGACCAGTACGGACTGCCTGATCTCCGGCAATTCATGGCCGGAAGAACTCATTTCTCGGGCATGACACAACCCACTGAGCCTTTCTTTCTACAAAGGAATATAGTGGCAGCACCTCCTCAGCTTCACTACGAGCCTATAATGGTTGGTCATGAGGTTTTGCCTCGTGGACTTCAAGTTGGGTTTGGTCATGATTCAAGTACTACTAGTGCTGCCACTCCCAACAGCACAGCCACTATTACTACTACAACAAGTTCAGCTGCTACTACTACACTTTGTGGTCCTCAAATAGAGAGTGGATGGATGGGATATGATGCTATTGGAAATACTAGATGGCCAAGGCAAGAAACTCTTACTCTTCTTGAGATCAGATCTCGTCTTGATTCCAAGTTCAAAGAGACTAATCAGAAAGGACCTTTGTGGGATGAAGTCTCTAG GATAATGGCTGAGGAACATGGATACCAGAGGAGTGGGAAGAAATGTAAAGAGAAATTTGAGAACTTGTACAAGTACTACAAGAAAACTAAAGAAGGTAAAGCTGGAAGACAAGATGGGAAGCACTATAGGTTCTTTCGGCAGCTGGAAGCAATCTATGGAGAAGCAAGCAATAATCATGCCTCAGTTTCAAACAGCCTTCCTTATCATCAGAGCACTCGAAACAATGTAATTCAACAAGAAAATCAAGAAGTTGTTCAGAACCAAAGGCTATGTACTGAGAGCCTTAGTACTTTCTCTAACTCATCTGAATTTGAGACTTCCTCCTCGGAAaacaataatgatgatgatCTTTCCGCCATTGCATTCATGATGAATCAATCAATGGAGAAGCAGAAAGTGATGAATGAGAGACAAAGTTACCAAAGGGTTAAGAAGAGCTGGAAAACAAAGGTTGAGGAGTTTGTGGACTCACAAATGAGAAAGATAATGGACACACAAGAGGCTTGGATGGATAGGATGTTGAAGACTATTGAAAATAGAGAGCAAGAGAGGGTGTCTAAAGAGGAAGAGTGGAGGAAACAAGAGGCAGCTCGGTTTGATCAAGAAGTACATGAACTTTGGGCTAAAGAGAGAGCATGGGTTGAAGCTAGAGATGCAGCATTAATGGAGGCCTTAAAGAAATTCATAGGGAAAGGACTAGGTGTATCACCAATGGCTGTAGAAACTCAAAGCCATGAAGAAAATCAGGTTGAAACTATTAACAATAACAGGTGGACTGAAATGGAGGTTTCAAGTTTAATACAGCTAAGAACTAGCTTGGAACTTCGATTCCAAGAAAGTGGGTATTTGGAGGAAGGTCTTTGGGAGGAGATAGCTGCAAAAATGGGGTCTTTGGGGTATGATAGAAGTATGGTTGCTTGTAAAGAAAAATGGGAAAGTATCAGCATCTATTATAACAAGACAATGGAGTGTAACAAGAAGAGCAAAGAGGATTTGGATTTGACAACAAGCAGTAGTTATTTTCAGCTACTTAATTCCTATCAAGGCCAGGAGATTCCCAAACATAGGCCTGAGAGCATGGGACTTCAGCTAATGGATGAGGGCCTTCCACCTTCAAGTTCCAATGTAGGCACTAATGAGGTCCACCGTAGTTGCTTTCAAAATGAAGAGGAGAAATTGTGGGAGAAATATGGTGTGAAGCTCAATAAGGGAAAGAACCAACAAGTTTAG